One segment of Pyricularia oryzae 70-15 chromosome 3, whole genome shotgun sequence DNA contains the following:
- a CDS encoding dipeptidyl peptidase III: MMDLQDVQVFQLGVREQFQRLTDQEKRYAHHMARAAWHGTRIILRQVSPESASIFDFIIELHNYCAGNWSSLTGPDVNEENLQGFLVYAATFLSNIGNYFGSGDQKFVPAVDGLVLKSLASRSSRLSELYKQIAESIYARPPFSLGYPAESTQSSYYPDSPSITEEEIKAASKALEQNSVFLENTRLRKAANNVDYELLVASVSCDIEGNPAAQRTFALGEDQKGVSFRTGDLEAYRESQRIWVRDCAPRVENIMGFVEPYRDPHGVRAEFESLVAIADDGETAMLAKLVELSPRFIRRLPWATEDNDGKGPFEKSLFEPPDFSSIHSLAYCSSIIFPGINLPNYNDIRQEVGFKNVIIANRMAAESQCKQYPFIPVSEAERFKEHKFPAYYWWVVLHELLGHGTGRMMVQKGEGQFNFDIENPPVNPLSGKPITSWYKPGQTWTGQFADLATTVDECRAELVGAYLMDEKELLGLLGFTDTSDIRAEDLTYNLYQQLGVDGLRGLSNFNVGSGKWGQAHSRAHFSILRCLLLDGDGVVTITHDKPKSSLTVHVDRSKIVTHGKPALGRMLLRLHMYRCTADVAACRTYYEDLSRVEGEHLEWRETVLANKPPPMVFVQANTFLEESSGEVVLKEYDATVEGIIQSWAERRV; encoded by the exons ATGATGGACCTCCAGGACGTGCAAGTCTTCCAGCTCGGGGTTAGAGAGCAGTTCCAGCGCCTGACGGACCAAGAGAAGCGATATGCGCACCATATGGCTCG TGCCGCATGGCATGGAACGAGGATCATCCTTCGCCAGGTCTCCCCAGAGTCGGCGTCGATATTTGACTTTATCATTGAGCTCCACAACTATTGCGCCGGTAATTGGAGCTCTCTGACTGGGCCCGACGTCAACGAGGAGAATCTCCAAGGATTCCTTGTCTATGCAGCCACGTTTCTTTCCAACATCGGCAACTATTTT GGGTCGGGTGACCAAAAGTTTGTCCCGGCCGTGGACGGTCTGGTCTTGAAGAGCCTCGCCAGCAGGTCCTCCAGGCTTTCGGAGCTGTATAAACAGATAGCAGAGTCCATCTATGCCAGGCCACCTTTCAGCCTCGGCTATCCTGCCGAATCGACGCAGAGCAGCTACTATCCCGACTCTCCCTCCATCACCGAGGAAGAGATCAAGGCAGCCTCCAAAGCCCTGGAGCAGAACTCGGTCTTTTTAGAGAATACGCGGCTGCGAAAGGCGGCCAACAACGTGGACTACGAACTCTTGGTCGCCTCTGTAAGCTGCGATATTGAAGGAAACCCCGCCGCACAGAGGACGTTTGCTCTTGGCGAGGATCAAAAGGGAGTG AGTTTCCGCACCGGCGATCTGGAAGCCTACCGCGAGTCACAGCGCATCTGGGTCCGGGACTGCGCCCCCCGTGTCGAGAACATAATGGGATTTGTAGAGCCGTACCGCGATCCACATGGCGTCCGTGCCGAGTTCGAAAGCCTGGTTGCCATCGCCGACGACGGAGAGACGGCGATGCTCGCAAAGCTAGTAGAGCTTTCGCCCCGTTTCATTCGTCGGCTGCCTTGGGCGACCGAGGATAACGATGGCAAGGGCCCATTTGAGAAGAGTCTGTTTGAGCCGCCAGACTTTTCCAGCATTCACT CTCTTGCTTACTGTTCTAGCATTATATTCCCCGGAATCAACCTGCCAAAT TACAATGACATCCGACAAGAGGTGGGGTTCAAAAACGTCATTATCGCCAATCGCATGGCAGCCGAAAGCCAGTGCAAGCAGTACCCTTTCATCCCCGTCTCCGAGGCCGAAAGGTTCAAGGAGCACAAGTTTCCCGCGTACTACTGGTGGGTTGTGCTACACGAGCTGCTCGGCCATGGGACTGGTAGGATGATGGTCCAAAAAGGGGAAGGCCAGTTCAACTTTGACATCGAGAACCCGCCCGTCAACCCGCTTTCGGGCAAGCCCATCACGAGCTGGTACAAGCCTGGTCAGACTTGGACGGGCCAGTTCGCAGACCTGGCTACCACGGTAGACGAGTGCAGGGCCGAACTTGTTGGGGCCTATCTCATGGACGAAAAGGAGCTGTTGGGGCTACTTGGGTTCACGGATACGTCCGATATCCGAGCGGAGGATT TAACATATAATTTGTACCAGCAGCTCGGAGTCGATGGGTTGCGCGGCCTCTCCAACTTTAACGTTGGCAGTGGC AAATGGGGCCAGGCACACAGCAGA GCCCACTTTTCAATACTTAGATGCCTCCTGCTCGATGGTGACGGCGTCGTCACCATCACCCACGACAAACCTAAAAGCTCGCTGACGGTCCACGTCGACAGGTCCAAGATTGTAACGCACGGAAAGCCTGCACTTGGCCGGATGCTCCTCCGATTGCACATGTACCGCTGCACGGCCGATGTGGCGGCCTGCCGGACTTATTACGAGGACCTCTCTAGAGTCGAGGGGGAGCATCTCGAGTGGAGGGAGACGGTGCTAGCTAACAAGCCGCCTCCGATGGTGTTTGTGCAAGCAAACACATTTCTTGAAGAGAGCAGCGGTGAGGTCGTGCTCAAAGAATACGACGCTACTGTAGAGGGCATCATCCAGAGCTGGGCCGAGCGCAGAGTCTGA